Proteins from a genomic interval of Candidatus Eisenbacteria bacterium:
- a CDS encoding 7-carboxy-7-deazaguanine synthase QueE, translating to MKPTASATTLRIAESFLSLQGEGPTAGTPAHFLRLQGCDVGCRWCDSRYTWDAARGGEVPLEQALGALRALGEAPLLVVTGGEPLEHPGVRELLTAALGLWPRVEVETSGLRPPLLTHARLAYNCSPKLPSATDRWEETWGHAAAFACDPNTTFKLVVGEDPDTADALRLVAACALPRARVVLMPEGLTDAAVHARALALAEVCKREGLRFGPRLHVWLWGARRGV from the coding sequence ATGAAACCCACCGCTTCCGCCACGACCCTGCGCATCGCCGAATCGTTCCTCTCGCTGCAGGGCGAGGGCCCGACCGCCGGCACGCCCGCCCACTTCCTGCGCCTGCAGGGTTGCGACGTCGGCTGCCGCTGGTGCGACAGCCGCTACACCTGGGACGCGGCCCGCGGCGGGGAAGTACCGCTCGAGCAGGCGCTCGGCGCATTGCGCGCGCTCGGCGAGGCGCCGCTGCTGGTCGTCACCGGCGGCGAGCCGCTCGAGCACCCGGGCGTGCGCGAGTTGCTCACGGCCGCGCTCGGTCTGTGGCCGCGCGTCGAGGTCGAAACCAGCGGCCTGCGACCGCCGCTGCTCACGCACGCGCGACTGGCCTACAACTGTTCCCCCAAGCTGCCCTCGGCGACCGACCGCTGGGAGGAGACGTGGGGGCACGCCGCGGCGTTCGCCTGCGATCCGAACACGACCTTCAAGCTCGTGGTCGGCGAGGACCCCGACACGGCGGACGCGCTGCGCCTGGTCGCGGCGTGCGCGCTGCCCCGCGCGCGGGTCGTGCTCATGCCCGAGGGCCTGACCGACGCGGCGGTTCACGCCCGCGCGCTCGCGCTGGCCGAAGTGTGCAAGCGGGAGGGCCTGCGTTTCGGGCCGCGCCTGCACGTCTGGCTGTGGGGCGCGCGGAGGGGCGTGTGA
- the queC gene encoding 7-cyano-7-deazaguanine synthase QueC, with translation MSARAVVLLSGGLDSATCLAWARSRGFECRSLAFDYGQRHRVELEAAARVAAALGAVDHRVVRVDLGAIGGSALTADLPVPRGRDEAAMAAEIPVTYVPARNTVFLAIALGLAETLGSADLVAGMNAIDYSGYPDCRPEFVRAFEALARLATRAGAHGARFTVHTPLMQLDKAGIIRLGVSLGVDYSLTHSCYDPALDGRACGACDSCRLRARGFRAAGVPDPTRYVSSPED, from the coding sequence GTGAGCGCGCGCGCGGTCGTGCTGCTCTCGGGCGGGCTCGATTCGGCGACGTGCCTGGCGTGGGCACGCTCGCGCGGCTTCGAGTGCCGGTCGCTGGCGTTCGACTACGGCCAGCGCCACCGCGTCGAGCTCGAGGCGGCGGCCCGCGTGGCGGCGGCGCTGGGCGCGGTGGACCACCGCGTCGTGCGCGTGGACCTCGGCGCGATCGGCGGCTCCGCGCTCACCGCCGACCTGCCGGTGCCGCGGGGCCGCGACGAGGCGGCGATGGCCGCCGAGATCCCGGTCACCTACGTGCCGGCGCGCAACACCGTCTTTCTCGCGATCGCGCTCGGCCTCGCCGAGACCCTCGGCAGCGCCGACCTCGTCGCGGGCATGAACGCGATTGACTACTCGGGTTACCCGGACTGCCGGCCCGAGTTCGTGCGCGCCTTCGAAGCGCTGGCACGCCTCGCGACGCGCGCCGGCGCCCACGGAGCCCGCTTCACGGTGCACACGCCGTTGATGCAGCTCGACAAGGCGGGCATCATCCGGCTCGGCGTCTCGCTCGGCGTGGACTACTCGCTCACGCACTCGTGCTACGATCCCGCGCTCGACGGCCGCGCCTGCGGCGCCTGCGATTCCTGCCGGCTCCGCGCGAGGGGTTTTCGCGCCGCGGGAGTCCCCGATCCCACCCGCTACGTTTCATCACCCGAGGACTGA
- the queD gene encoding 6-carboxytetrahydropterin synthase QueD: MRVELTRRFRFESAHRLPMVPPEHKCFRVHGHSFRVDVSLSGEVDPQKGWLVDFGEISAIVEPVLKQELDHRLLNDVPGLGNPTSEVLCGWLWKRLQPLVPHLSAITVHETCTARCTYRGE; encoded by the coding sequence TTGCGCGTCGAACTGACCCGGCGATTCCGCTTCGAGTCGGCCCACCGCCTGCCGATGGTGCCGCCGGAGCACAAGTGTTTCCGCGTGCACGGGCATTCGTTCCGCGTGGACGTTTCGCTTTCGGGCGAAGTGGACCCGCAGAAGGGCTGGCTCGTGGACTTCGGCGAGATCAGCGCCATCGTCGAGCCGGTGCTGAAGCAGGAGCTGGATCACCGGCTGCTCAACGACGTGCCCGGCCTTGGGAACCCGACCTCCGAGGTGCTGTGCGGGTGGCTGTGGAAGCGCCTGCAGCCGCTCGTCCCGCACCTGTCCGCCATCACCGTCCACGAAACCTGCACCGCCCGCTGCACCTACCGCGGCGAATAG
- a CDS encoding NAD-dependent epimerase/dehydratase family protein codes for MSKHRVFVTGATGYLGSAIAARLARAGHEVTGLTRDLASTSTLEAMGVHPVVGDLADAESWIGVLQNCDSAVHAAFDASTGASETDHHALEAFRVAALDGRLRRVLYTSGVWVNGPTDGQVLDESAPIRPLEISQWRAAHEEVALDLSAHEVATIVLRPGMVYGGGRGILGAWFAEAQHARTVTYPGDGSQHWAMVHRDDVAEAYALALEDGESGQRYLLCDDSRHTVKQLAEAAAAAAGATAKPLPADEVVRTLGVFGKALLSDAMFTSARARRELGWVPRHASFVSEAPRLWREWTEARAAAVS; via the coding sequence ATGAGCAAGCACCGCGTATTCGTCACTGGAGCCACCGGCTACCTCGGCAGCGCGATCGCCGCGCGACTCGCGCGCGCCGGCCACGAGGTGACCGGCCTCACCCGCGACCTCGCGAGCACCTCCACGCTCGAAGCCATGGGCGTCCACCCCGTGGTCGGCGACCTCGCCGACGCCGAAAGCTGGATCGGCGTTCTTCAGAACTGCGACAGCGCCGTGCACGCGGCGTTCGACGCCAGCACCGGAGCTTCGGAAACCGACCACCACGCCCTCGAGGCGTTCCGGGTCGCGGCGCTCGACGGACGGCTGCGCCGCGTGCTCTACACGAGCGGCGTATGGGTGAACGGGCCGACCGACGGCCAGGTGCTCGACGAGTCCGCACCGATCCGGCCGCTCGAGATCTCGCAGTGGCGCGCCGCGCACGAGGAGGTCGCGCTCGACCTGTCCGCGCACGAGGTCGCGACCATCGTCCTGCGCCCCGGCATGGTGTATGGCGGCGGCCGCGGCATCCTCGGCGCCTGGTTCGCCGAAGCGCAGCACGCCCGGACCGTCACCTATCCGGGTGACGGCTCGCAGCACTGGGCCATGGTCCACCGCGACGACGTCGCCGAGGCCTACGCGCTGGCGCTCGAGGACGGCGAAAGCGGGCAGCGCTACCTGCTGTGCGACGACTCCCGGCACACGGTGAAACAGCTCGCCGAGGCGGCCGCGGCCGCCGCCGGCGCGACCGCGAAGCCGCTGCCGGCCGACGAGGTCGTGCGGACCCTGGGCGTCTTCGGCAAGGCGCTGCTGAGCGACGCGATGTTCACCTCGGCCAGGGCCCGGCGCGAACTGGGCTGGGTGCCGCGCCACGCGTCGTTCGTGAGCGAGGCGCCCAGGCTCTGGCGCGAGTGGACCGAGGCACGAGCGGCCGCGGTTTCCTGA
- a CDS encoding transglycosylase domain-containing protein, producing the protein MKILRIARPVAIVLAALIALGVAAFALLRPLAASRIRALARARGLELTWRRFDLGWPARADLRGVVARREGGDTLFTAAVAGARLRLLPLITLHVRPDAVSLDGVRLHLPTTQAADLDTLAPAPESGGPPVAPAVRQRAEALARALLAPARELPALRVSDVAVTRGDDSLLTLEALALDREPAATHLALTGAWFGEDRVPFDLLVRWQDDDRLTGRAQFDVPEPGNPNARPLVVSFDGRVSQDERGRELRIADGSALRIGDEGDRIEGVVDGVVALAGPRFRLDLALTSLSEKRILASVPRALLGPLAGLELLGTFDWRAGFDLDFARPDSVSFHADVIPHGLALDHALSRPSPAALARPFTARILLPRGRVVTREMSAVNPHFRTLSRISPYLRDAVLTNEDGAFWNHHGFNTGAIAMAIAANLRAGAYKRGAGTITMQVARNLWLGHRRTLARKGQEAAMAWVVEHLSGLTKERLLEIYLNIIEWGPDVQGADEAARYFFATDAAGLSLDESLFLAIVVPSPAKWRWRFSSDGTLRPFARAQMHFIAGKMAAKGWLDPEQVPPADSIRVTLRGPARALFAAPALTAAPSDAPPGPAS; encoded by the coding sequence ATGAAGATCCTCCGCATCGCCCGCCCCGTCGCGATCGTCCTCGCGGCGCTCATCGCCCTCGGCGTCGCCGCCTTCGCGCTCCTGCGGCCGCTCGCCGCCTCGCGCATCCGCGCGCTGGCGCGTGCGCGCGGGCTGGAGCTCACCTGGCGCCGCTTCGACCTCGGCTGGCCGGCGCGCGCCGATCTGCGTGGCGTCGTCGCCCGGCGCGAAGGCGGCGACACGCTGTTCACCGCCGCGGTCGCCGGAGCCCGGCTGCGGCTGCTGCCGCTGATCACGCTGCACGTGCGGCCCGATGCCGTCTCGCTCGACGGCGTGCGGCTGCACCTGCCGACCACGCAGGCGGCCGACCTCGACACGCTCGCGCCGGCGCCCGAGAGCGGCGGTCCGCCGGTCGCCCCGGCCGTACGCCAGCGGGCCGAGGCGCTGGCGCGCGCGCTGCTCGCGCCGGCCCGCGAACTGCCCGCGCTGCGCGTCAGCGACGTCGCCGTCACGCGCGGCGACGACAGCCTGCTCACCCTGGAGGCGCTGGCGCTCGACCGCGAGCCGGCGGCGACCCATCTGGCGTTGACCGGCGCGTGGTTCGGCGAGGACCGCGTGCCGTTCGACCTGCTCGTGCGCTGGCAGGACGACGACCGGCTCACCGGTCGCGCGCAGTTCGACGTTCCCGAACCGGGCAACCCGAACGCCAGGCCGCTGGTCGTCAGCTTCGACGGTCGCGTTTCGCAGGACGAACGGGGGCGCGAGCTGCGCATCGCCGACGGCTCCGCGCTGCGGATCGGCGACGAAGGCGACCGCATCGAGGGGGTCGTGGACGGCGTCGTCGCGCTCGCCGGTCCGCGCTTCCGGCTGGACCTCGCGCTCACGAGCCTGAGCGAGAAGCGCATCCTCGCCAGCGTGCCGCGCGCGCTGCTCGGCCCGCTCGCGGGACTGGAGCTGCTCGGCACCTTCGACTGGCGCGCCGGCTTCGATCTCGACTTCGCACGGCCCGACAGCGTGAGCTTTCACGCCGACGTGATCCCGCACGGGCTGGCGCTCGATCACGCGCTCTCGCGCCCCTCTCCGGCGGCGCTCGCGCGGCCGTTCACCGCGCGCATCCTGCTGCCGCGCGGCCGGGTCGTGACGCGCGAGATGTCGGCGGTCAATCCGCATTTCCGCACGCTCTCCCGCATCAGCCCCTACCTGCGCGACGCGGTGCTGACGAACGAGGACGGCGCGTTCTGGAACCACCACGGCTTCAACACCGGCGCGATCGCCATGGCGATCGCCGCGAACCTGCGCGCCGGCGCCTACAAGCGCGGCGCGGGGACGATCACCATGCAGGTCGCGCGCAACCTGTGGCTCGGCCACCGCCGCACGCTCGCGCGCAAGGGGCAGGAGGCGGCGATGGCGTGGGTCGTCGAGCATCTCTCCGGCCTCACGAAGGAGCGCCTGCTCGAGATCTACCTCAACATCATCGAGTGGGGCCCCGACGTGCAGGGCGCCGACGAGGCGGCGCGGTACTTCTTCGCGACCGACGCCGCCGGGCTGTCGCTCGACGAGAGCCTGTTCCTCGCGATCGTCGTGCCCAGCCCGGCAAAGTGGCGCTGGCGCTTCTCGTCCGACGGCACGTTGCGGCCGTTCGCGCGCGCGCAGATGCATTTCATCGCCGGCAAGATGGCGGCCAAGGGCTGGCTCGATCCGGAACAGGTCCCGCCCGCCGACTCGATCCGCGTGACGCTGCGCGGACCCGCGCGCGCGCTGTTCGCGGCGCCGGCGTTGACCGCGGCGCCATCCGACGCCCCGCCCGGGCCTGCTTCGTGA
- a CDS encoding class I SAM-dependent methyltransferase codes for MDVREFNQRAWDRQVERGNRWTVPVGPDVIADARAGRWQVLLTPTRAVPREWFGPLAGRDLLALASGGGQQAPVFAAAGANVTLLDNSPAQLARDREVAARDGLAIRLEQGDMRDLSRFADGSFDVVFHPASNAFVPDVGPVWRECFRVLRPGGRLLAGWVQPALYLFDDAEVDRGEFVARYPLPYSDLEAYTAERLARMEAEGEPLSFGHTLEQQVGGQLEAGFVLAALYEDRWPEHPLDRLLAPLVATLAIRPPA; via the coding sequence ATGGATGTCCGGGAGTTCAATCAGCGCGCGTGGGACCGTCAGGTGGAGCGGGGCAACCGCTGGACGGTGCCCGTCGGTCCGGACGTGATCGCCGACGCGCGCGCGGGGCGCTGGCAGGTCCTGCTGACGCCGACGCGCGCGGTGCCGCGCGAATGGTTCGGCCCGCTCGCCGGGCGCGACCTGCTCGCGCTGGCCTCCGGCGGCGGCCAGCAGGCGCCCGTGTTCGCCGCCGCCGGAGCGAACGTGACGCTGCTCGACAACTCGCCGGCGCAGCTCGCGCGCGACCGCGAGGTGGCCGCGCGCGACGGCCTCGCGATCCGCCTCGAGCAGGGCGACATGCGCGACCTGTCGCGGTTCGCCGACGGCTCGTTCGATGTCGTCTTTCACCCGGCCTCGAACGCGTTCGTGCCCGACGTGGGCCCGGTCTGGCGCGAGTGCTTCCGCGTGCTGCGGCCGGGAGGGCGGCTGCTCGCGGGCTGGGTGCAGCCGGCGCTCTATCTGTTCGACGACGCCGAGGTGGACCGCGGCGAGTTCGTCGCGCGTTACCCGCTGCCCTACTCGGACCTCGAGGCATACACCGCCGAGCGGCTCGCACGCATGGAGGCCGAGGGCGAACCGCTGTCGTTCGGGCACACGCTCGAGCAACAGGTGGGCGGACAGCTCGAGGCGGGCTTCGTGCTCGCGGCGCTCTACGAGGACCGCTGGCCCGAGCATCCGCTCGACCGGCTGCTCGCGCCGCTCGTCGCGACCCTGGCGATCCGCCCGCCCGCCTGA